In Symphalangus syndactylus isolate Jambi chromosome 6, NHGRI_mSymSyn1-v2.1_pri, whole genome shotgun sequence, a genomic segment contains:
- the COMMD9 gene encoding COMM domain-containing protein 9 isoform X1 yields MAALTAEHFAALHSLLKASSKDVVRQLCQESFSSSALGSKKLLDITCSSLSVTQEEAEELLQALHCLTRLVAFRDLSSAEAILALFPENFHQNLKNLLTKIILEHVSTWRTEAQANQISLPRLVDLDWRVDIKTSSDSISRMAVPTCLLQMKIQEDPSLCGDKPAISAVTVELSKETLDTMLDGLGRIRDQLSAVASK; encoded by the exons GCCTCCTCAAAAGATGTTGTCAGACAGCTGTGTCAAGAAAGCTTTTCCAGTTCAGCCCTTGGCTCGAAAAAACTCTTGGATATTACATGTTCCAGCTTGTCTGTGacccaggaggaggcagaggaa CTGCTCCAGGCTCTGCACTGCCTCACTAGGCTGGTGGCATTCCGTGACCTGTCCTCTGCCGAGGCGATTCTGGCTCTCTTTCCAGAAAATTTCCACCAAAACCTCAAAAACCTGCTGACAAAGATCATCCTAGAACATGT GTCTACTTGGAGAACCGAAGCCCAGGCAAATCAGA TCTCTCTGCCACGCCTGGTTGACCTGGACTGGAGAGTGGATATCAAAACCTCCTCAGACAGCATCAGCCGCATGGCCGTCCCCACCTGCCTGCTCCAGATGAAG ATCCAAGAAGATCCCAGCCTATGCGGAGACAAACCCGCCATCTCAGCTGTCACCGTGGAGCTGAGCAAAGAAACACTGGACACCATGTTAGATGGCCTGGGCCGCATCCGAGACCAACTCTCTGCCGTGGCCAGTAAATGA
- the COMMD9 gene encoding COMM domain-containing protein 9 isoform X2 — protein MLYKWNNTASSKDVVRQLCQESFSSSALGSKKLLDITCSSLSVTQEEAEELLQALHCLTRLVAFRDLSSAEAILALFPENFHQNLKNLLTKIILEHVSTWRTEAQANQISLPRLVDLDWRVDIKTSSDSISRMAVPTCLLQMKIQEDPSLCGDKPAISAVTVELSKETLDTMLDGLGRIRDQLSAVASK, from the exons GCCTCCTCAAAAGATGTTGTCAGACAGCTGTGTCAAGAAAGCTTTTCCAGTTCAGCCCTTGGCTCGAAAAAACTCTTGGATATTACATGTTCCAGCTTGTCTGTGacccaggaggaggcagaggaa CTGCTCCAGGCTCTGCACTGCCTCACTAGGCTGGTGGCATTCCGTGACCTGTCCTCTGCCGAGGCGATTCTGGCTCTCTTTCCAGAAAATTTCCACCAAAACCTCAAAAACCTGCTGACAAAGATCATCCTAGAACATGT GTCTACTTGGAGAACCGAAGCCCAGGCAAATCAGA TCTCTCTGCCACGCCTGGTTGACCTGGACTGGAGAGTGGATATCAAAACCTCCTCAGACAGCATCAGCCGCATGGCCGTCCCCACCTGCCTGCTCCAGATGAAG ATCCAAGAAGATCCCAGCCTATGCGGAGACAAACCCGCCATCTCAGCTGTCACCGTGGAGCTGAGCAAAGAAACACTGGACACCATGTTAGATGGCCTGGGCCGCATCCGAGACCAACTCTCTGCCGTGGCCAGTAAATGA